A DNA window from Salvelinus sp. IW2-2015 linkage group LG4q.1:29, ASM291031v2, whole genome shotgun sequence contains the following coding sequences:
- the LOC111961491 gene encoding annexin A4 gives MAAIGNRGTVTEAAGFKVEEDVNRLRGAMKGAGTDEAAVIEVLARRTIAQRQRIKEAYKQTVGKDLTDDLQGELTGNFENVVLGLLMTAPVYDAYELRNAMKGAGTEEAALIDILASRTNAEIRAITAVYIKDYENKLEDDIDGDTSGMFQRVLVSLLTAGRDESNTVDEAQAVKDAKDIYEAGEARWGTDEVKFLTVLCVRNRNHLLQVFKEYQKISGRDIEDSIKREMSGSLENVFLAIVKCLKNKPAFFAERLYKSMKGLGTTDSILIRIMVARAEIDMLDIKTEFLKAYGKTLHSFIKGDTSGDYRKILLELCGE, from the exons ATGGCAGCG ATTGGCAACCGTGGAACTGTGACTGAAGCCGCTGGCTTCAAGGTAGAGGAGGATGTAAACCGACTGAGAGGAGCCATGAAGGGGGCTG GCACGGATGAGGCAGCTGTCATTGAGGTCCTGGCACGTCGTACCATTGCTCAGAGGCAACGCATCAAGGAGGCTTACAAGCAGACTGTGGGGAAG GACCTGACAGATGATCTGCAGGGAGAGCTGACGGGGAACTTTGAGAACGTGGTGCTGGGCCTCCTGATGACCGCTCCTGTGTATGATGCCTACGAGCTGAGGAACGCTATGAAG GGTGCTGGAACAGAGGAGGCTGCTCTCATTGATATCCTGGCCTCAAGGACGAACGCTGAAATTAGAGCTATCACAGCGGTGTACATCAAAG ATTATGAAAATAAGCTGGAGGACGATATCGATGGTGATACTTCTGGAATGTTCCAGAGAGTTCTGGTCTCTTTGCTCACG GCGGGGCGAGATGAGAGCAACACTGTGGATGAGGCCCAGGCTGTGAAGGATGCTAAG GATATCTACGAGGCTGGGGAGGCTCGTTGGGGAACAGATGAGGTCAAGTTCCTCACTGTGCTCTGTGTGAGGAACAGAAATCACCTACTCCAAG TGTTTAAGGAGTATCAGAAGATCTCTGGGAGGGACATCGAGGACAGCATTAAGAGGGAGATGTCTGGCTCTCTGGAGAATGTCTTTCTGGCAATAG TGAAATGCCTTAAAAACAAGCCAGCATTCTTTGCAGAGAGGTTATATAAATCCATGAAG GGTCTGGGAACTACAGACAGCATACTGATTAGAATCATGGTGGCTCGGGCCGAGATTGACATGTTGGACATCAAGACCGAGTTCTTGAAAGCGTACGGCAAGACTCTCCATTCCTTCATCAAG GGAGACACATCTGGAGATTACCGCAAAATCCTGCTGGAGTTATGTGGAGAGTAG
- the LOC111961085 gene encoding prolactin-releasing peptide receptor-like, which produces MDGSGSGWTGRLLPSVSEKTTEGHSVFEMAVQNDSANHSSLFADVALLQSFKLLIIPCYSLVVVVGVLGNYLLLYVICRTRKMHNVTNFFIGNLAFSDMLMCVTCVPFTLAYAFNTRGWVFGRFMCYLVFLIQPVTVYVSVFTLTAIAVDRYYATVHPLKKRTSVSTCAYVLSGIWLLSCGLVAPAVAHTYHVEFREEGLTICEEFWLGQEKERLAYAYSTLLVTYILPLSAVCASYLCISFKLRNCVAPGHRSRDQAEAQRARKRKIFRLVALVVAAFGVCWLPIHVFNVLRDIDIRLINKRHFLLIQLLCHLCAMSSSCCNPFLYAWLHDRFRAELRKMFTCHHRIGIPTNHCAMASVVL; this is translated from the exons ATGGACGGCAGTGGCAGTGGCTGGACTGGGCGTCTGCTGCCCTCTGTAAGCGAGAAGACAACAGAGGGGCACTCAGTCTTTGAGATGGCTGTTCAGAATGACTCGGCCAACCACAGCTCCTTGTTTGCAGACGTGGCTCTGCTGCAGAGCTTCAAGCTGCTCATCATCCCCTGCTACtccctggtggtggtggtgggtgtgttgggGAACTACCTGTTGCTCTACGTCATCTGCCGCACTCGCAAGATGCACAATGTCACCAACTTCTTCATAGGGAACCTGGCCTTCTCAGACATGCTGATGTGTGTGACCTGTGTACCCTTCACCCTGGCCTATGCATTCAACACTCGTGGCTGGGTGTTTGGGAGGTTCATGTGCTACCTGGTGTTCCTGATCCAGCCGGTTACCgtctatgtgtctgtcttcacccTCACCGCCATCGCTGTTGACAG GTACTACGCCACTGTGCATCCTCTGAAGAAGCGCACCTCTGTGTCCACCTGTGCTTACGTCCTGTCAGGGATCTGGCTGCTGTCCTGTGGCCTGGTGGCTCCGGCCGTGGCCCACACGTACCACGTGGAGTTCAGAGAGGAGGGCCTCACTATCTGTGAGGAGTTCTGGCTgggacaggagaaggagaggctaGCCTACGCCTACAGCACCCTGCTGGTTACCTACATCCTGCCACTCTCCGCTGTCTGCGCCTCCTATCTCTGCATCTCTTTCAAGCTGAGGAACTGCGTGGCGCCGGGACATCGGTCCCGAGACCAGGCAGAGGCACAGCGAGCCCGAAAGCGAAAGATCTTCCGTCTGGTGGCGTTAGTGGTGGCGGCCTTCGGGGTGTGTTGGCTGCCCATCCATGTGTTCAACGTGCTGCGTGACATCGATATCCGCCTAATTAACAAGCGCCACTTCCTGCTCATTCAGCTGCTGTGCCACCTGTGTGCCATGAGCTCCTCCTGCTGTAACCCCTTCCTGTATGCCTGGCTGCACGACCGCTTTCGCGCTGAGCTGCGCAAGATGTTCACCTGCCACCACCGCATCGGCATCCCCACCAACCACTGTGCTATGGCCAGTGTGGTCCTCTGA